The following proteins are encoded in a genomic region of Sorangiineae bacterium MSr12523:
- a CDS encoding M1 family metallopeptidase has product MQKLGISLFGISLAIVGCQAHDATTPPAATSPTAAQPPVPQAKPAPKAPTLRLAETIRPTSYDVALAVVPTSQRFDGHITIAIDLSAPSDVVWLNAAGLEVRSATVDGAPANVLPGGDDFVGIQPQKPLAAGKATLVLDYAGEISRKSSNGLFSQKEGENWYVFTHFEPLDARRVFPCFDEPSFKVPWKIRLKVKRDHMALANTPAVSEKVEGDYKVVQFAETKPLPSYLIALGVGPFDAVDAGPAGKNRTPVRVIVPHGRGAEARFAKEVSPQVLNELEAYFGIPYPYEKLDVIDVPMIGGAMENPGLITFSQRLILSPPNQETTRFRRAYTGVATHEFAHQWFGDLVTTAWWDDIWLNEAFATWMTSYILEKWKPEWNEKSDRVRTTAHAMRADSLISARKIRQPIVTKDDAANAFDDITYRKGAAVIRMFESWVGPEVFRTGVKRYLAQYSHNVATADQFLGAVFQGEQAPVAKAFGTFLNQPGVPLVSASLKCDAGSPPKLALSQERYLPLGSEGSADQKWQVPVCAKYPATKKGGGDAVACTLLTESRGELALSEATSCPAWANVNADARGYYQVRYEGDLLQKLLADGAKKSLTAPEKVSLLYDLGALVQNGKVSYADVLAAVPKLANDPSRSVALATVELVAGLRDSEMFPAELRPAYARFIRETYGVRAAKLGFAARPGEDDETRLLRQSLVSLVADQGEDATLRAQAKKLTVRWLDERKGIDADMVETVLGIAAKAGDRALFDRALAAARKTTDRRERNQILAAIGQFRDPDVVRAALPLTLSEDFDARESSALLWGAVGSPATRQLAYDFVKQNFDSLTARLPRDAGAHLARIGGAFCDDAHRADVETFFRERSTRYTGGPRILAQTVESVKLCTAYRTVQAPNVTNFLQKRKL; this is encoded by the coding sequence ATGCAGAAACTGGGCATCTCGCTATTCGGTATTTCTCTCGCCATCGTCGGTTGCCAGGCGCACGACGCCACCACGCCCCCCGCGGCGACCAGCCCCACCGCCGCGCAGCCTCCGGTGCCGCAAGCCAAGCCCGCGCCGAAGGCACCGACGTTGCGCCTCGCCGAGACGATTCGCCCGACGTCCTACGACGTTGCGCTCGCGGTGGTGCCCACATCGCAACGCTTCGATGGGCACATCACCATCGCCATCGATCTGAGTGCGCCCTCCGACGTGGTCTGGCTCAATGCTGCAGGCCTCGAGGTGCGTTCGGCCACCGTCGATGGAGCGCCGGCGAACGTGCTGCCGGGCGGCGACGACTTCGTGGGCATCCAGCCGCAAAAGCCCCTCGCGGCGGGCAAAGCCACGTTGGTCCTCGACTATGCCGGCGAGATCTCGCGCAAGAGTTCCAACGGCCTTTTCTCGCAGAAGGAAGGCGAGAATTGGTACGTCTTCACGCACTTCGAGCCGCTCGATGCTCGCCGCGTTTTCCCCTGTTTCGACGAGCCCTCGTTCAAGGTGCCGTGGAAAATCCGCCTCAAGGTCAAACGCGATCACATGGCGCTGGCCAATACGCCCGCCGTGTCGGAAAAGGTCGAAGGCGATTACAAAGTCGTTCAATTCGCCGAAACCAAGCCGCTGCCCAGCTACTTGATTGCCTTGGGCGTCGGTCCTTTCGACGCGGTCGACGCCGGGCCGGCGGGAAAGAATCGCACGCCGGTGCGGGTCATCGTTCCGCACGGGCGGGGCGCCGAGGCGCGCTTCGCCAAAGAGGTATCGCCGCAGGTGCTCAACGAGCTCGAGGCCTACTTCGGTATCCCCTACCCTTACGAGAAGCTCGACGTCATCGACGTGCCGATGATCGGCGGCGCCATGGAGAACCCCGGGCTCATCACCTTCAGCCAGCGGCTCATTCTTTCGCCACCGAATCAGGAGACCACCCGCTTTCGCCGCGCATACACCGGCGTGGCGACGCACGAGTTCGCGCACCAATGGTTCGGCGACCTGGTGACCACCGCGTGGTGGGACGACATTTGGCTCAACGAGGCTTTTGCCACGTGGATGACCAGCTACATCCTCGAGAAGTGGAAGCCCGAGTGGAACGAGAAGTCCGATCGCGTACGCACCACGGCCCACGCCATGCGCGCCGACAGCTTGATCAGCGCGCGCAAGATTCGCCAGCCCATCGTCACCAAGGACGACGCGGCGAATGCCTTCGACGACATCACGTACCGCAAAGGCGCCGCGGTCATTCGCATGTTCGAAAGCTGGGTCGGGCCCGAAGTCTTCCGCACGGGCGTGAAGCGCTACCTCGCTCAGTACTCGCACAACGTGGCCACGGCCGATCAGTTCCTGGGCGCGGTGTTCCAGGGCGAGCAAGCACCGGTGGCCAAGGCGTTCGGCACCTTCCTCAATCAGCCGGGCGTGCCGCTGGTGAGCGCATCGCTGAAGTGCGACGCCGGTAGCCCGCCCAAGCTGGCCCTCTCGCAGGAGCGCTATCTGCCGCTCGGCTCCGAGGGAAGCGCGGATCAAAAGTGGCAAGTGCCGGTGTGCGCGAAGTACCCGGCTACGAAGAAGGGCGGCGGTGACGCGGTCGCGTGCACCTTGCTCACCGAATCGCGCGGGGAGCTCGCCCTTTCCGAGGCTACTTCGTGCCCGGCCTGGGCCAACGTCAATGCCGATGCGCGCGGCTATTACCAAGTGCGCTACGAGGGCGATCTGCTGCAAAAATTGCTCGCGGACGGCGCCAAGAAGAGCCTCACGGCACCGGAAAAGGTGTCGCTGCTCTACGATTTGGGCGCCCTCGTGCAGAACGGCAAGGTCTCCTACGCCGACGTGTTGGCGGCCGTTCCCAAGCTGGCCAACGATCCCTCGCGTTCCGTTGCTTTGGCAACCGTCGAGCTGGTCGCCGGCCTGCGAGACTCCGAGATGTTCCCCGCCGAGTTGCGCCCGGCGTATGCGCGCTTCATTCGCGAGACGTACGGCGTGCGCGCGGCCAAGTTGGGATTCGCCGCGCGACCTGGAGAGGACGACGAGACGCGTCTTTTGCGCCAGTCGCTGGTGAGCCTCGTGGCCGACCAAGGCGAGGATGCGACCCTGCGGGCGCAGGCGAAGAAGCTCACCGTGCGTTGGCTGGACGAGCGCAAGGGCATCGATGCGGACATGGTGGAGACGGTGCTCGGCATCGCCGCGAAGGCAGGCGATCGTGCGCTGTTCGACCGGGCATTGGCCGCCGCACGCAAGACGACCGATCGCCGCGAGCGCAATCAGATCCTCGCGGCCATCGGTCAATTCCGTGATCCGGACGTGGTGCGTGCGGCGCTGCCGCTCACTTTGTCGGAGGACTTCGATGCGCGCGAATCGTCGGCGTTGCTCTGGGGCGCGGTCGGTTCACCGGCCACGCGACAGCTCGCCTACGACTTCGTGAAGCAGAATTTCGATTCCCTGACGGCGCGGCTTCCGCGCGATGCGGGCGCGCACCTGGCGCGCATCGGCGGCGCATTCTGCGACGATGCGCACCGCGCCGACGTGGAGACCTTCTTCCGCGAGCGCTCGACACGCTACACGGGCGGGCCGCGCATTCTGGCGCAGACGGTGGAGTCGGTGAAGCTTTGCACCGCCTACCGCACCGTGCAGGCGCCGAACGTGACGAACTTCCTGCAGAAGCGAAAGCTCTGA
- a CDS encoding nuclear transport factor 2 family protein, translating to MRPWGVFTLGTALLGVAACTTPPPRAPSREGALSTEQFRNLMQTVADGWNEGNSRKSANCFSEGAIYMEPPDAQFYEGRESLYEFFGGKQQPPSPGRMTWHHVLFDEAAQVGAGEYTYQGNRRYHGIVMVRVRAGKIDRWREYQQPSTLNWTEFTGKSHF from the coding sequence ATGCGGCCGTGGGGGGTTTTCACGCTGGGCACTGCCCTGCTGGGTGTGGCGGCGTGCACGACGCCGCCGCCGAGGGCCCCCTCCCGCGAGGGTGCGCTTTCGACGGAGCAATTCCGCAACTTGATGCAAACGGTGGCCGATGGATGGAACGAGGGCAACTCGCGCAAGTCGGCCAATTGTTTCTCCGAGGGCGCCATTTACATGGAGCCACCGGATGCGCAGTTCTACGAAGGGCGTGAATCGCTGTACGAGTTTTTCGGAGGCAAACAGCAACCACCTTCACCGGGACGCATGACCTGGCACCATGTGCTTTTCGACGAGGCCGCTCAAGTAGGCGCCGGCGAATATACGTACCAAGGGAATAGGCGCTACCACGGCATCGTGATGGTGCGCGTGCGCGCGGGAAAGATTGACCGCTGGCGCGAATACCAGCAACCTTCGACGTTGAACTGGACTGAATTTACCGGCAAGAGCCACTTTTAG
- a CDS encoding SEC-C domain-containing protein → MAHGVPKTFTLEIIPERATDVRRVVEVLQHSTLEELHMLIQREFRLDNDHHYSFFMTNRAWDHKGEFGSNAGDPTRTQLASLNLKPGRQFLYLFDFGDELRHAITVKDTGTVASDVEYPRVVESAGWPPPQYESDDAPELDEDLVPLAEEVAEAASEFEGDDDENPEDLETADVGPRDLAIVQRDAALARRLIAALQGREDQIMAIARECEVFADEWLESVPFQLAEHGLMDEAVELSTMLAGVFPQREYLLGDRALVLARAGRRDEARQLMAALRASHPDDLDVMDQAADVLVALGEDAEAEALSREVRARAEDTSDGESIVTSTERIIDLLRKRGEEGEAQELEEELVELVEHGIPIRDDEDDEFEESLDADGGIFAEPPPREPLPTGPDGVLRTGPKVGRNDPCPCGSGKKYKKCCLA, encoded by the coding sequence ATGGCACATGGCGTCCCGAAGACGTTCACGCTGGAAATCATCCCTGAGCGAGCCACGGACGTGCGCCGCGTGGTCGAGGTGCTCCAACACTCCACGTTGGAGGAGCTTCACATGCTCATTCAGCGCGAATTCAGGCTCGACAACGATCACCATTACAGCTTCTTCATGACCAACCGGGCATGGGACCACAAAGGTGAGTTTGGCTCCAACGCCGGAGATCCAACGCGCACTCAGTTGGCTTCGCTCAATTTGAAACCCGGGCGTCAGTTTCTCTATCTCTTCGACTTCGGTGACGAGCTTCGACACGCGATTACGGTGAAGGACACGGGCACGGTGGCATCCGATGTGGAGTATCCGCGGGTCGTCGAGTCGGCGGGCTGGCCGCCCCCTCAATACGAATCCGACGACGCTCCCGAGCTCGACGAAGATCTCGTGCCATTGGCCGAGGAGGTTGCGGAAGCAGCCAGCGAATTCGAAGGGGACGACGACGAAAACCCCGAAGACTTGGAGACCGCCGACGTTGGTCCACGAGATCTCGCCATCGTGCAGCGCGATGCCGCACTCGCGCGCCGCCTGATTGCGGCGCTCCAGGGCCGCGAGGATCAAATCATGGCCATCGCGCGCGAGTGCGAGGTCTTCGCTGACGAGTGGCTCGAGTCCGTGCCCTTCCAGCTGGCAGAACACGGCCTCATGGACGAGGCGGTGGAGCTCTCCACGATGCTCGCAGGTGTATTTCCCCAACGCGAGTATCTCCTGGGTGACCGTGCGCTCGTTCTCGCACGTGCCGGTCGGCGCGACGAAGCACGCCAACTGATGGCGGCCCTCCGCGCATCGCATCCGGACGACCTCGATGTCATGGACCAGGCCGCGGACGTGCTCGTCGCTCTCGGAGAAGATGCGGAGGCCGAAGCGCTGAGCCGGGAGGTTCGCGCGCGCGCCGAGGACACCTCCGATGGAGAGTCGATCGTCACCTCCACGGAACGGATCATCGACTTGCTCCGAAAGCGCGGCGAAGAGGGCGAAGCCCAAGAGCTCGAAGAGGAACTCGTAGAGCTCGTGGAGCACGGCATCCCGATCCGCGATGACGAAGATGACGAATTCGAAGAATCGCTCGATGCCGACGGGGGGATATTCGCCGAGCCGCCACCCCGCGAACCACTGCCGACGGGCCCCGATGGCGTCCTCCGCACGGGCCCCAAAGTCGGACGAAACGATCCGTGCCCGTGCGGAAGCGGAAAAAAGTACAAAAAGTGCTGCCTAGCTTAG
- a CDS encoding carboxylate-amine ligase: MIDGQFTLGVEEEYQIVHPETRELRSYISRILEDGKSVLRERVRTEMHQSMVEVGTSVCPDVNTVRSELVEMRGELDRLARKGGLRIVAASTHPFSDWRVQDITDNDRYHTLVHDMQDVARENLIFGLHIHVGIKDKSVAIALANQVRYFLPHILALTCSSPLWLGRKTGLLSTRSQIFRRFPRTGIPDEFESPQQLQNFTDLLIKTGCIDNGKKIWWDVRPHYLYDTVEIRICDMPTNMRDTIAVTALVQALMAKLYLMYRRNTSWRSYPRSLIEENKWRAVRFGTGARLIDFGQQAERPFSELIPEMVELISEATDIFKTHDHMERILEIAKNGSSAQRQIEVFDKTKDAKHVVDWLMAETMNGI, from the coding sequence ATGATTGATGGTCAGTTTACGTTGGGTGTCGAAGAAGAATATCAAATCGTTCACCCGGAAACGCGTGAACTCCGGAGTTACATCTCTCGCATCTTGGAAGACGGCAAAAGCGTGCTCCGCGAACGGGTACGCACGGAGATGCATCAATCGATGGTGGAGGTGGGCACGTCGGTCTGTCCCGACGTGAACACCGTCCGGTCCGAGCTCGTCGAAATGCGCGGCGAGCTCGATCGATTGGCCCGAAAGGGCGGGCTGCGCATCGTGGCGGCGTCGACGCACCCGTTCAGCGATTGGCGCGTGCAAGACATCACCGACAACGATCGGTACCACACGCTCGTGCACGACATGCAGGACGTGGCGCGCGAGAACCTCATCTTCGGGCTGCACATCCACGTCGGCATCAAGGACAAATCGGTGGCCATCGCGCTGGCCAACCAGGTGCGGTATTTCCTGCCGCACATTTTGGCCCTCACGTGTTCGTCGCCGTTGTGGCTCGGGCGCAAGACGGGGCTTTTGAGCACGCGGTCGCAGATTTTCCGGCGCTTTCCGCGCACGGGCATCCCGGACGAGTTCGAGAGCCCGCAGCAGCTGCAGAACTTCACCGATCTTTTGATCAAGACCGGTTGCATCGACAACGGCAAGAAGATCTGGTGGGACGTTCGTCCGCACTACCTTTACGACACCGTCGAGATTCGCATTTGCGACATGCCGACGAACATGCGCGACACCATCGCCGTCACGGCCTTGGTGCAGGCGCTGATGGCCAAGCTTTACCTGATGTACCGGCGCAACACGTCCTGGCGTAGCTACCCGCGCAGCTTGATCGAAGAGAACAAATGGCGCGCGGTGCGCTTCGGCACCGGTGCTCGGCTCATCGACTTCGGCCAGCAGGCCGAGCGTCCGTTCTCCGAGCTTATCCCCGAGATGGTGGAGCTGATCTCGGAGGCCACGGACATCTTCAAGACGCACGATCATATGGAGCGCATCCTGGAGATCGCCAAAAACGGCTCCAGCGCCCAACGCCAGATCGAAGTGTTCGACAAGACGAAGGACGCAAAGCACGTCGTCGACTGGCTCATGGCCGAGACGATGAACGGGATTTAG
- a CDS encoding amidohydrolase family protein, with protein sequence MGLVPTRLGLCVILPWVALAWTALGCGPSTSTAAPSSPPPKPAPAEETAAKPPEARVERRAVVIFSRKSGSSVTTFAPDGSIEMAFEYLDNGRGPKVTGRARVAADGTLASLDAKGTRTFGTAIDETFGVSGKRARWKSTEEQGDTELASPAFYVPNAGLPQMTALLYAALQKNGGKIALLPDGEARLARSGTFTARAQGKEKRLVAWEITGLYYAPTRLWTEEDGTYFGEVDPAVSIVPEGWEEAIDPLVKAQKEFEKAHDRDLVARLSHKGPAEGVVFTHARVLDVERKRWLDDHAVTVVGGKIVAVGPTKNTKVPEGAEVIDAKGKALLPGLWEMHAHLSVHDGVMGIASGVTTARDLGNDPDTLDDFKKRFDEGTAIGPHILRSGFIEGRGEKAASSKITAETPDEAKRAVEFYAQRHYEGIKIYNSVKPELVPLLAKLAHEKKMRVSGHVPVHMRAEEVVRAGYDEIQHINMLFLNFFVDKDTDTRTPLRFILVAEKAPGLDLQSKPVKDFLKLLVEKKTVVDPTVFAFWDLFTGRPGRVTEGLEPMVARLPVQVRREFLTGGLAVTGEKDALYKEAYGKLLQMVKALYDAKIPIVAGTDSDHFGLALHQELALYVRAGIPAADVLQLATLGAAKVMHLEKTSGSVAPGKDADFFLVEGDPLARIEDLRHVSTTVRSGVVYASAPLYETVGVKP encoded by the coding sequence ATGGGACTCGTACCGACCCGATTGGGGCTTTGCGTCATTCTTCCGTGGGTTGCGCTTGCGTGGACGGCGCTGGGGTGTGGCCCGTCGACATCGACCGCCGCACCTTCTTCGCCGCCCCCGAAGCCCGCCCCGGCGGAGGAGACGGCGGCGAAACCGCCCGAGGCACGCGTGGAGCGGCGTGCCGTTGTCATCTTCTCGCGCAAATCTGGCTCGAGCGTGACGACCTTCGCACCGGATGGCTCCATCGAGATGGCGTTCGAGTACCTCGACAACGGGCGTGGGCCGAAAGTGACCGGCCGGGCGCGCGTCGCGGCGGACGGAACCTTGGCGTCGCTCGATGCCAAGGGAACGCGCACTTTCGGGACGGCCATCGACGAGACGTTCGGCGTATCGGGAAAGCGTGCTCGCTGGAAGAGCACCGAGGAGCAGGGCGATACCGAGCTCGCCTCCCCCGCCTTCTACGTGCCCAACGCCGGGCTGCCGCAGATGACCGCGCTCCTCTATGCAGCGCTCCAGAAGAACGGCGGCAAGATCGCGCTTTTGCCCGACGGCGAAGCACGGCTTGCCCGCAGCGGGACATTCACGGCGCGCGCGCAGGGCAAGGAAAAGCGACTCGTGGCCTGGGAGATCACGGGACTGTATTACGCGCCCACCCGCCTTTGGACGGAGGAGGATGGCACGTACTTCGGCGAGGTCGACCCTGCGGTTTCCATCGTACCGGAGGGCTGGGAGGAGGCCATCGACCCTCTCGTCAAGGCGCAGAAGGAGTTCGAGAAGGCGCACGATCGCGATCTGGTCGCACGGCTCTCGCACAAGGGTCCGGCCGAAGGGGTCGTCTTCACGCATGCCCGGGTGCTGGACGTGGAACGAAAGCGATGGCTCGACGACCACGCGGTGACCGTGGTGGGCGGCAAGATCGTCGCCGTCGGACCGACCAAGAACACCAAGGTGCCGGAGGGCGCCGAGGTCATCGACGCCAAGGGCAAAGCGCTTCTTCCCGGGCTATGGGAAATGCACGCGCACCTCAGCGTCCATGACGGCGTGATGGGCATCGCGTCGGGGGTCACGACCGCGCGCGATCTCGGAAACGATCCGGACACGCTGGACGACTTCAAAAAGCGCTTCGACGAGGGGACCGCCATCGGGCCCCATATTCTCCGCTCCGGGTTCATCGAAGGGCGCGGCGAGAAGGCAGCGTCGTCGAAGATCACCGCGGAGACCCCGGATGAAGCGAAACGAGCCGTCGAGTTCTACGCGCAGCGCCACTACGAAGGAATCAAGATCTACAATTCGGTGAAGCCGGAGTTGGTGCCTCTTCTGGCGAAACTGGCGCACGAGAAGAAGATGCGCGTGAGCGGCCACGTGCCCGTGCACATGCGCGCGGAGGAGGTCGTGCGCGCTGGCTACGACGAGATTCAGCACATCAACATGCTGTTTCTGAACTTCTTCGTCGACAAGGATACCGACACGCGCACCCCGCTCCGTTTCATCTTGGTCGCGGAGAAGGCACCGGGACTCGACCTGCAATCGAAGCCCGTCAAAGACTTTCTAAAGCTTCTCGTCGAGAAGAAAACGGTCGTCGACCCCACGGTTTTTGCGTTCTGGGATCTGTTTACCGGCCGCCCCGGACGTGTGACCGAGGGGCTCGAGCCCATGGTGGCGCGTTTGCCGGTGCAGGTCCGGCGCGAGTTCCTCACCGGCGGCCTCGCCGTGACCGGGGAAAAGGATGCACTCTACAAGGAAGCGTACGGCAAGCTGCTTCAGATGGTGAAAGCGCTCTACGACGCGAAGATCCCCATCGTCGCGGGCACCGACAGCGATCATTTCGGGTTGGCCCTGCACCAGGAGCTCGCGCTCTACGTGCGCGCGGGCATTCCCGCAGCCGACGTGCTGCAGCTCGCGACCTTGGGCGCGGCGAAGGTCATGCACCTCGAGAAAACGAGCGGCTCCGTGGCACCGGGAAAGGACGCCGACTTTTTCCTGGTCGAGGGCGATCCTTTGGCCCGCATCGAGGACCTTCGCCATGTGAGCACCACGGTGCGAAGCGGCGTCGTTTATGCGTCGGCACCGCTCTACGAGACGGTGGGCGTCAAGCCTTGA
- a CDS encoding mechanosensitive ion channel family protein codes for MRVPALDLILHNLVAFGIALVLLMVVGQLLLSGVLHLAGYLLHTPLFGAHNAEPFRKRMKRATLIAVAVGGLLLFIGAMVLTFLHRRALDLVKVWFGNLRQEDMEAVGLHVAYAVGIVVAASLAASLARNGVDALTRLAERSALLSSSRELSVEVLSRLRTVLRLAILWGAASWVTFALGLPPSIRRVVVLATDVLVAFYGCRFLVVLAHLAVDLLFVMSGKLTKLESPLKYLGSLTHLKGITKRCIDYFVYVAAATWVADQFTPDTWFSRAGRVGIRIVAIFYASRVLIEVCLLFINEIFLNKTAGRTSGEIQQRRTLVPVAVGLLRYGIYFSALVMVLREADIDPTPLLAGAGVLGVAVGFGAQAFVGDIVAGFFILFENVLLVGDNVEVSGVRGMVEEIGVRITKIRDESGVLHAIPNGEVRKVANHSKVYVNAVVEVHVPYDEDLTRVRELLQSVSAEVLEAELNHRGVVEVKVHELGQQTVTLRVLARVPPGKDLDMATKLRLRLVDELRAHDMVPKNIPGAALESVKLQIARPAEPVQPVVNEGTTAAAPLPIFKP; via the coding sequence ATGAGGGTGCCCGCGCTCGACTTGATCTTGCACAACCTGGTGGCGTTTGGGATTGCGCTGGTTCTGCTGATGGTGGTGGGCCAGCTTCTCCTTTCGGGGGTGCTGCACCTCGCGGGCTACCTTTTGCACACGCCGCTGTTCGGTGCGCACAATGCGGAGCCCTTCCGCAAGCGCATGAAGCGCGCCACGTTGATCGCGGTGGCGGTGGGCGGCTTGCTGCTCTTCATCGGCGCGATGGTCCTGACCTTCCTGCACCGGCGCGCGCTCGATCTGGTCAAGGTGTGGTTCGGGAATCTGCGGCAAGAAGATATGGAAGCGGTGGGCCTGCACGTGGCCTACGCGGTCGGCATCGTGGTGGCCGCCTCCCTTGCCGCAAGCCTCGCACGCAATGGCGTGGACGCCCTGACGAGGCTTGCCGAGCGGTCTGCGCTTCTCTCCTCGAGCCGCGAGCTCTCCGTCGAGGTCCTTTCCCGCCTGCGCACGGTGCTGCGCTTGGCCATCCTTTGGGGCGCGGCCAGTTGGGTCACCTTCGCCCTCGGCCTTCCGCCGTCCATTCGCCGCGTCGTCGTCCTGGCTACGGACGTGCTCGTGGCGTTCTACGGCTGCCGCTTTTTGGTGGTGCTGGCACACCTCGCCGTCGATCTGCTCTTCGTCATGTCGGGGAAGCTCACCAAGCTGGAAAGCCCCCTCAAGTACCTGGGCAGCTTGACGCACCTCAAAGGGATTACGAAGCGGTGCATCGACTATTTCGTCTATGTGGCCGCCGCAACGTGGGTGGCCGACCAATTCACCCCCGATACATGGTTTTCGCGTGCGGGGCGCGTGGGCATTCGAATCGTCGCTATCTTTTATGCGAGCCGCGTTCTCATCGAAGTATGCCTCTTGTTCATCAACGAGATATTTCTCAACAAGACGGCGGGCCGCACCAGCGGGGAGATTCAACAGCGCAGGACTCTCGTTCCGGTGGCCGTGGGGCTGTTGCGTTATGGCATTTACTTCTCCGCGCTGGTGATGGTCCTTCGGGAGGCGGACATCGACCCCACTCCGCTGCTCGCCGGCGCCGGGGTGCTCGGTGTGGCCGTCGGCTTTGGCGCGCAAGCCTTCGTGGGCGATATCGTGGCGGGCTTCTTCATTCTGTTCGAGAACGTGCTCCTGGTCGGCGACAACGTGGAGGTGAGCGGCGTGCGCGGAATGGTCGAGGAAATCGGCGTGCGCATCACCAAGATCCGCGACGAGTCCGGCGTTCTGCACGCCATTCCCAACGGCGAGGTGCGCAAGGTCGCGAACCACTCCAAGGTGTACGTGAACGCGGTCGTCGAGGTGCACGTGCCCTACGACGAAGACCTCACGCGCGTGCGCGAGTTGCTGCAAAGCGTGAGTGCGGAGGTGCTCGAGGCCGAATTGAACCACCGCGGCGTCGTCGAGGTGAAGGTGCACGAGCTTGGGCAGCAGACCGTCACGCTGCGCGTGCTGGCTCGTGTGCCGCCGGGCAAAGATCTCGATATGGCAACCAAGTTGCGATTGCGACTCGTGGATGAATTGCGCGCCCACGACATGGTGCCGAAGAATATCCCCGGCGCGGCGCTCGAGAGCGTCAAGCTGCAGATCGCGCGGCCGGCCGAGCCGGTGCAGCCCGTGGTGAACGAGGGCACGACGGCCGCGGCGCCGCTGCCGATTTTCAAACCGTAG